One window of the Actinomyces procaprae genome contains the following:
- a CDS encoding ImmA/IrrE family metallo-endopeptidase gives MRPPLEAVLASADERGVTVRWLPLGRWRGCYHQPTRTVYLRAGMSDRLAVPTLMHELEHARRGDDGHQSRPVETRIDRLVACRLITAGEYRRAEVLVGPHVGALAVELDVPRWVVEAYRDTLR, from the coding sequence GTGAGACCCCCACTAGAAGCCGTGCTCGCCAGCGCCGACGAGCGCGGCGTCACCGTCCGGTGGCTGCCCCTCGGCCGGTGGAGAGGCTGCTACCACCAGCCGACCCGCACCGTCTACCTGCGCGCCGGCATGTCCGACCGGCTGGCCGTGCCGACGCTCATGCACGAGCTGGAGCACGCACGCCGTGGGGACGACGGCCACCAGTCCCGGCCGGTGGAGACACGGATCGACCGGCTGGTGGCGTGCAGGCTCATCACGGCCGGGGAGTACCGGCGGGCGGAGGTGCTGGTCGGTCCGCACGTGGGTGCGCTCGCCGTCGAGCTGGACGTGCCCAGGTGGGTGGTGGAGGCGTACCGGGACACCCTCCGCTAG
- a CDS encoding DsbA family protein yields MASNQPRPTKAERREAARAKAQAMREEQERRERRARITRRSLLGIGGLAVAGTVAAVVITERNKGAVGGKIVTELASGEGFPATIRADGSLVFGPDLQPGTSTDGAQNLHIYFDYACHHCANFEQLHKTEFETLLEDGKINLVLHPSRFLGSSWSDMVCNAMGVVLDQEPTSAFAFHQAVMARFAELYAIGDYSSITAESVTQAATEAGVSDAVVEQIGSAITANTYGAWLDLCDTTFAEIPITGTPTVALGTEKLELADIATETGITDRL; encoded by the coding sequence GGAGCGCCGGGAGCGGCGCGCCCGGATCACTCGGCGCAGCCTCCTGGGCATCGGCGGCCTGGCCGTGGCCGGGACTGTGGCCGCGGTGGTCATCACCGAGCGCAATAAGGGTGCTGTGGGGGGGAAGATTGTTACGGAACTGGCCAGCGGTGAGGGATTCCCGGCCACCATCCGTGCCGACGGCTCGCTCGTCTTCGGTCCTGACCTCCAGCCCGGCACCAGCACGGACGGCGCCCAGAACCTGCACATCTACTTCGACTACGCCTGCCATCACTGCGCCAATTTCGAGCAGCTCCACAAGACGGAGTTCGAGACGCTGCTGGAAGACGGCAAGATCAACCTGGTGCTGCACCCCTCGAGGTTCCTCGGAAGCAGTTGGAGTGACATGGTGTGCAACGCCATGGGTGTCGTCCTCGATCAGGAGCCGACCTCAGCGTTCGCCTTCCACCAGGCGGTCATGGCTCGCTTCGCCGAGCTCTACGCCATCGGAGACTACTCATCCATCACCGCCGAGTCGGTCACGCAGGCCGCGACGGAGGCGGGAGTCAGTGACGCCGTCGTCGAGCAGATCGGCTCCGCCATCACGGCGAACACCTATGGCGCCTGGCTCGATCTGTGCGACACGACCTTCGCGGAGATCCCGATCACCGGTACGCCGACGGTCGCCCTGGGCACCGAGAAGCTTGAACTGGCCGACATCGCCACGGAGACCGGTATCACCGACCGTCTCTGA